A stretch of DNA from Alicyclobacillus acidocaldarius subsp. acidocaldarius Tc-4-1:
CGGGCCTGCAGTTCCTCCGCGATGCGCGGCAGTTCGCCGACGCCCATCAGCAGGACGAGCGTCTCGGCCCCCGCGAGGGCGTCGAGGTGCGCCCGGAAGCCGTCGCCCGCATGCCCCGTCGCCACGGCGAACGAGCGGCTCACGCCGCGCAACGTCACCGGAATGCCCGCAAACGCGGGCACGGCCACGGCCGACGTGACGCCTGGCACCAATTCGAACGGCACGCCCGCCTCGCGCAGCGCGGCCGCTTCCTCCGCGCCGCGGCCAAAGACGAGCGGGTCGCCCCCCTTCAGGCGGACGACGAGGCCGTGATGGCGCGCCAAATCGACGAGCATCGCCTCAATCTCCCGCTGCGCGAGCGCGTGCCAGCCTGGCGCCTTGCCAGCGTACAACAGCGCGGCGTCCGGTTTGGTGTGCATGAGCAGGCGCGGCGAGACCAACCTGTCAAAGACCACCACATCCGCCTGTTCGACGAGCGCTCGGGCGCGCTCGGTCAGAAGCCCCGGATGGCCGGGGCCGGCGCCGACGAGCGCCACACGGCCGTATGCCATGTCGCCCTCCTCCTTCACATTCGTCACGAGACCGGGACGGCTTCCTTCAGCCGCTCCAGCCCGACGCGATGGCAGAAATCCCCGAACCGCTCGCCGGGCAGCCGCTCGTCGCGGTACAGCTCGAGCACCGGGCGGAGCGTCGGGACGAGATCGTCAAACGGCACCATCTCGCGAAAGCGCGCGTTCAGGCGCGTGCCGGCGACGTTGGCGCCGAGGAAGATGTCGTACTTGCCGATGACGCGGCCCACAAAGCCAATCTCCGCGATGTACGGCCGTGCGCACCCGTTGGCGCAGCCCGTCATGCGGACGGTGATGGGCTCCTCCGCGAGGCCGAGTTCCGCAAGCAGCGCCTCGAGCCGCTCGACGACCTTCGGAAACACGCGCTCGGATTCCGCGATGGCGAGCCCGCACGTCGGCATGGCCGGGCAGGCCATGGACCGCAGTTTGACGGGTGAGTACGCGTCCGGCAGGCGGATGCCCTGCGCTGCGAGATCCGCCTGGAGGGCGTCGGCCGCCTCGTGGGCGAGGTTGGCCAGAATCAGGTTTTGCTGCGTCGTCAGGCGCACGGTCGGGCGGTACTTCGCCACGGCGGCCGCGAGCGCCGACTTGAGCGGAAAACCTGGCTTATCGGCGATCCGGCCGTTTTCCACGTACAGCCCGAGGTGCACCTTGTCGCCGTCCTCGATGCGGCCGAGGTGATCGTCCGACGAGTGCCAGACGAGTTCGCGCGGCGGCGCGAGCCTTTTCCCCACACGGCGCTCGGTCTCCTCGCGGAACCAGTCCACGCCGCGCGACTCGACGAGGTACTTCATGCGGGCGAACTTGCGGTTCTCGCGGTTGCCGTGATCGCGCTGGATGGTGATGATGGCCTTGACCACGTCCACGAGCTCATCCGGCGTGACGAAGGCAAAGGGCTTCGCGAGCGCCGGGTGCGTCTCTTTGTCGCTCGCGGTGCGCCCCATGCCGCCGCCGATGAGGAGCGTGTACCCGGCCACGCTCTCGCCGTCCCGGTGGGCCACGATGCCGATGTCGTTCGAGTACACGTCC
This window harbors:
- a CDS encoding NADPH-dependent assimilatory sulfite reductase hemoprotein subunit, with protein sequence MSEEKLSKVEIIKKDSRFLRGSLQEELQNDASHFTEEAVQVLKFHGTYQQDDRDLRRELTKQGKERHYIMMIRARIPGGVLSAEQYLVFDRLADEYGNGTMRITTRQTFQLHGVLKRNLKSTIRRINEALITTLGGCGDQVRNTVGCAHPHQGPFEEAVRRDLLRLVDETSAKTNAYHEIWLDGERVDPEVDRARETLYGETYLPRKFKIGFAYEGDNCSDVYSNDIGIVAHRDGESVAGYTLLIGGGMGRTASDKETHPALAKPFAFVTPDELVDVVKAIITIQRDHGNRENRKFARMKYLVESRGVDWFREETERRVGKRLAPPRELVWHSSDDHLGRIEDGDKVHLGLYVENGRIADKPGFPLKSALAAAVAKYRPTVRLTTQQNLILANLAHEAADALQADLAAQGIRLPDAYSPVKLRSMACPAMPTCGLAIAESERVFPKVVERLEALLAELGLAEEPITVRMTGCANGCARPYIAEIGFVGRVIGKYDIFLGANVAGTRLNARFREMVPFDDLVPTLRPVLELYRDERLPGERFGDFCHRVGLERLKEAVPVS